The following are from one region of the Bacillus methanolicus MGA3 genome:
- a CDS encoding amidohydrolase family protein: protein MCFMYRHNPQDGSSKQLKHCESSAEENKYNFQEEKPLTMGFGRKVYSVHNHVGVLDPWPFYESEEPISPADPGPATSEELTRFMESRGMEKCLIIPNYGIPVQEQPFKLNELVVQLCREGNGRVAGALWVSGLPQNRELTEKALTMLDEPGIRGLKMSYLLGGTPDPRKWDEATLKLHEKIFSEARERNIPIHFHTSPGGNSDITNYFELIKRYGKDLKIHLVHMGGGVSGHIRLISQWRDLIEGGYQVYIDSSWAIGFAVRKLLKELDQTGIGVDRFLFGCDEPWSDYEGEFWKIQGAPISDEIKERVFWGNAEEQYFSKLA, encoded by the coding sequence ATGTGTTTCATGTATCGCCACAATCCGCAAGACGGAAGCAGCAAGCAGTTGAAGCATTGTGAATCATCTGCTGAGGAAAACAAATATAACTTCCAGGAAGAAAAGCCTCTGACCATGGGGTTTGGCCGAAAAGTTTATAGTGTCCACAATCATGTCGGTGTTTTAGATCCGTGGCCATTCTATGAATCGGAAGAACCGATTTCTCCTGCGGATCCCGGTCCGGCAACTTCAGAAGAATTGACTCGATTTATGGAATCCAGGGGGATGGAGAAATGTCTCATCATTCCTAATTACGGGATTCCTGTTCAAGAACAGCCTTTTAAACTTAATGAATTGGTCGTTCAGCTGTGCCGGGAAGGCAATGGCAGGGTTGCCGGTGCATTATGGGTATCCGGATTGCCGCAGAACCGTGAATTAACGGAAAAAGCCTTAACAATGCTGGATGAACCGGGCATTCGCGGTCTAAAGATGAGCTATTTGCTGGGAGGCACCCCTGATCCAAGAAAATGGGATGAAGCAACCTTGAAGCTCCATGAAAAGATTTTCAGCGAGGCAAGAGAAAGAAATATTCCAATTCATTTTCATACAAGCCCGGGAGGCAATTCAGATATCACCAATTATTTTGAGTTGATCAAACGTTACGGCAAAGATCTTAAAATCCATTTGGTTCATATGGGAGGCGGTGTGAGCGGCCACATCCGGCTTATATCCCAATGGAGAGATCTCATTGAAGGCGGGTACCAAGTCTATATTGATTCAAGCTGGGCGATCGGCTTTGCCGTACGTAAGCTATTGAAGGAATTGGATCAAACAGGAATCGGTGTTGACCGCTTTTTATTCGGTTGTGATGAGCCATGGAGCGATTATGAAGGTGAGTTTTGGAAAATTCAAGGCGCCCCAATCTCCGATGAAATTAAAGAACGTGTTTTTTGGGGGAACGCAGAAGAACAGTATTTTAGCAAGTTGGCCTAA